Proteins encoded within one genomic window of Bradyrhizobium sp. CB1717:
- the cysD gene encoding sulfate adenylyltransferase subunit CysD, translating to MNFVASTTDGTQRGLPKHLKSLEAQSIEIMREVVAEFRRPVMLYSIGKDSSVMLHLALKAFHPAKLPFPLLHVDTTWKFHEMIAFRDETARRLGIELLVYINQDGLGRGISPITSGSTIHTQVMKTEALKQALDLYDFDAAFGGARRDEEKSRAKERIFSFRSRGHVWDPRNQRPELWNLYNTRVGSGETVRVFPLSNWTELDVWHYIHLENIPVVPLYFAKHRPVVGRGGSWIMVDDERLTLNADEQPESRQVRFRTLGCYPLTGAIDSGAATLEDIISEVRSTRLSERQGRLIDSDEAASMERKKREGYF from the coding sequence ATGAATTTCGTGGCATCGACTACTGACGGAACGCAGCGCGGACTTCCGAAACACCTCAAGAGTCTGGAAGCTCAATCAATCGAGATCATGCGCGAAGTCGTCGCCGAATTCAGACGCCCGGTGATGCTCTATTCGATTGGCAAGGACTCCAGCGTCATGCTGCATTTGGCGCTCAAGGCGTTCCACCCCGCTAAGCTCCCGTTTCCACTTTTGCACGTTGATACGACATGGAAGTTTCACGAGATGATCGCGTTTCGGGACGAGACCGCGCGGCGCCTCGGCATCGAGCTGCTCGTCTACATCAACCAGGATGGTCTTGGCCGCGGCATCTCGCCGATAACATCGGGCTCGACGATCCACACTCAGGTGATGAAGACAGAAGCGCTCAAACAGGCGCTCGATCTCTATGACTTCGATGCGGCTTTTGGCGGCGCTCGCAGGGACGAAGAGAAGAGCCGGGCCAAGGAGCGCATCTTCTCCTTTCGCTCGCGCGGACATGTCTGGGACCCCCGCAACCAGCGCCCAGAATTGTGGAACCTGTACAACACCCGCGTTGGATCGGGCGAAACCGTTCGCGTTTTCCCGCTATCGAACTGGACCGAACTGGATGTCTGGCACTACATCCATCTGGAAAATATTCCCGTGGTGCCGCTCTATTTTGCCAAACACCGCCCGGTCGTGGGGCGCGGCGGCTCCTGGATCATGGTCGATGACGAGAGACTGACCCTCAATGCGGACGAGCAGCCGGAATCGCGACAAGTTAGATTTCGAACGCTGGGTTGCTATCCCCTGACCGGAGCGATCGATTCCGGTGCCGCAACGCTGGAAGATATCATCTCGGAAGTGAGATCGACGCGGCTCTCGGAGCGGCAGGGTCGCCTGATAGACAGCGACGAAGCCGCATCAATGGAGCGAAAGAAGCGCGAAGGCTACTTTTGA
- the cysN gene encoding sulfate adenylyltransferase subunit CysN has translation MDSREFPVEAQSKDLLRFLTCGSVDDGKSTLIGRLLHDCKLVFEDQLSSLAAESKRHGTTGDDIDLALLTDGLEAEREQGITIDVAHRFFSTPRRSFIVADTPGHEQYTRNMATGASTADLAILLIDARKGVLPQTRRHSLICSLLGIRHVVLAVNKIDLISYQSDIFGRIVDEYRTFAEELGFSSIAPIPISARHGDNVTKVSDNTPWFRGPSLLDYIETIDVSGDTIESPFRFPVQWVNRPHLDFRGYAGTVASGTINAGDPIAVANSGRLSRVKELLTAEGAQTSAQAGDAITITLADELDIARGDLLISPDSPPEVSDQFAAHVIWMSDQQLMPGRSYLARIGTRTTPVTITGIKYKIDVNTREHLAARTLGLNDIAFCNLSTDTPVAFDPYGQNRKTGSFIVIDRLTNHTLGAGMIAFGLRRATNVHWQATLIGRSERAEQKHQKPAIIWFTGLSGAGKSTIANIVERRLHAGGHHTMMLDGDNLRHGLSRDLGFTEADRVENIRRAGEAAKLLVDAGLIVLCSFISPYRAERDMVRRLVPNGEFIEIFVDTPIDECARRDPKGLYAKAKAGKIKNFTGFDAPYEPPTAPEIHLQTIGQQPEELANQIVKKLAALGILSI, from the coding sequence ATGGACAGCCGCGAGTTTCCCGTCGAAGCGCAGAGCAAGGACCTGCTTCGTTTCCTCACCTGTGGATCGGTGGATGACGGAAAGTCCACGCTGATCGGCCGCCTGCTGCATGACTGCAAGCTGGTCTTTGAAGATCAACTATCCTCGTTGGCGGCGGAGTCGAAGCGCCACGGCACCACCGGGGACGACATCGACCTTGCACTTCTCACGGATGGGCTCGAAGCCGAACGGGAGCAAGGCATCACGATCGACGTTGCACATCGCTTCTTCAGCACGCCCCGACGTTCCTTCATTGTCGCCGACACGCCCGGCCACGAGCAGTACACGCGGAATATGGCCACCGGCGCATCGACGGCCGATCTCGCCATTCTCCTGATCGATGCGCGCAAAGGTGTTCTGCCGCAGACCAGACGACACTCCCTGATTTGTTCGCTGCTCGGCATACGTCATGTCGTCCTGGCCGTGAACAAGATTGATCTGATCTCCTATCAAAGCGACATTTTCGGTCGCATTGTCGATGAATACAGAACCTTCGCCGAGGAACTCGGCTTTTCCTCGATCGCACCGATTCCAATCTCGGCCCGACATGGCGACAACGTTACGAAGGTGTCGGACAACACGCCCTGGTTTCGCGGGCCAAGCCTGCTCGACTATATCGAAACCATCGATGTGAGTGGCGACACGATCGAAAGTCCGTTCCGCTTTCCGGTGCAATGGGTCAACCGGCCCCATCTTGATTTCAGAGGATACGCCGGAACGGTAGCATCCGGGACAATCAATGCCGGCGACCCCATCGCCGTCGCGAATTCCGGCAGACTCTCAAGGGTGAAGGAACTCTTGACCGCCGAAGGCGCTCAGACCTCCGCCCAGGCCGGTGACGCGATCACGATCACGCTCGCAGACGAGCTGGACATCGCCCGCGGCGATCTCCTGATCAGTCCGGATTCTCCTCCCGAAGTATCGGACCAGTTTGCCGCACATGTCATCTGGATGAGCGACCAGCAACTCATGCCTGGCCGCTCCTATCTGGCCCGCATCGGCACCCGGACGACGCCTGTTACGATCACCGGGATCAAGTACAAGATTGACGTCAACACGCGCGAACATCTTGCCGCTCGCACCCTCGGCCTCAACGATATCGCGTTCTGCAACCTGTCGACGGACACACCCGTCGCGTTCGACCCTTACGGGCAGAACCGCAAGACTGGATCATTTATCGTCATCGACCGCTTGACCAATCATACGCTCGGCGCGGGGATGATTGCGTTTGGCCTGCGGCGTGCCACCAATGTCCACTGGCAGGCCACATTGATAGGAAGGTCAGAGCGCGCTGAGCAGAAGCACCAGAAGCCAGCCATCATATGGTTCACCGGCCTGTCGGGTGCCGGCAAGTCGACGATTGCCAACATCGTTGAGCGCCGCCTTCACGCTGGCGGCCACCACACCATGATGCTGGACGGCGACAATCTGCGCCATGGCCTCAGCCGGGACCTCGGTTTCACTGAGGCGGACCGCGTTGAGAATATCCGGCGTGCCGGAGAGGCAGCAAAACTCCTGGTGGATGCGGGCCTGATCGTTCTCTGCTCGTTCATTTCTCCATACCGCGCTGAGCGTGACATGGTGCGTCGTCTGGTGCCCAATGGAGAATTCATCGAGATATTCGTGGACACACCCATCGACGAATGTGCACGGCGTGATCCAAAGGGCCTCTATGCCAAAGCGAAAGCCGGCAAGATCAAGAATTTTACCGGCTTCGATGCCCCGTACGAACCACCGACAGCTCCCGAAATACACCTGCAAACGATTGGCCAGCAGCCCGAGGAGCTGGCGAACCAGATCGTGAAGAAATTGGCCGCACTCGGAATTCTGTCCATCTGA
- a CDS encoding transglycosylase SLT domain-containing protein, whose amino-acid sequence MFPVGARAEATSAPKTIDARHAPVEAKSEAPPPRAPDAGSRYRALIEKEAAQAGLAPEIAEAVMAVESGYDPGAIGGVGEIGLMQLLPSTARMLGFAGTLADLAVPETNIHYGVVYLAKAWRLAGGDLCTAAMKYRAGHGETRFSFLSVNYCMAVRSKLAARGFRVTGSVPVPTFGEPVPSGRGCGRKCLGISRTGTVNIAALNTQLSALVAQARAGR is encoded by the coding sequence CTGTTTCCGGTCGGCGCTCGGGCCGAGGCGACATCGGCGCCGAAGACCATCGACGCTCGTCATGCTCCGGTCGAAGCGAAGAGCGAGGCGCCGCCGCCGCGTGCACCCGATGCTGGCTCGCGTTATCGCGCCCTGATTGAAAAGGAGGCCGCGCAGGCCGGTCTCGCGCCCGAAATCGCCGAGGCGGTGATGGCCGTGGAGAGCGGATATGATCCGGGTGCTATCGGCGGTGTCGGCGAGATCGGCTTGATGCAGCTCCTGCCCTCGACGGCACGCATGCTGGGTTTCGCCGGCACACTGGCCGATCTGGCCGTGCCTGAGACCAACATCCATTACGGTGTCGTCTATCTCGCGAAGGCCTGGCGCCTCGCCGGCGGTGACCTCTGCACCGCCGCGATGAAATACCGCGCCGGCCACGGCGAAACGCGCTTCTCGTTCCTTTCGGTGAACTACTGCATGGCGGTGCGTTCCAAGCTCGCCGCTCGCGGTTTTCGCGTGACCGGCAGCGTTCCCGTGCCGACGTTTGGTGAACCGGTCCCATCGGGGCGCGGCTGTGGCAGGAAATGTCTGGGCATATCGCGAACGGGCACGGTGAATATCGCTGCGCTCAACACCCAGCTCAGCGCGCTCGTCGCGCAGGCGCGGGCAGGGCGATAG
- a CDS encoding YbjN domain-containing protein produces MSNTVIVKLTLDDLRSALQQVGYRVEELTDPVISLTYLRSATGGLTFDIRPGNWLENTESFVDAAFTAVLQVQGELPLDLVNRWNATRRFARLQLSQQFLVLSLDVSVAGGVTADHLRAQIDIWDRLVQELIVYLRDELRELSARKGTTAPVEQAVGYENADINGQAAALQ; encoded by the coding sequence ATGTCCAATACCGTTATCGTCAAGCTCACCCTCGATGATCTGCGTTCAGCACTGCAACAGGTCGGCTACCGCGTGGAGGAGCTCACCGACCCCGTGATCAGTCTGACCTATCTCCGCTCGGCAACGGGAGGTCTGACCTTCGACATTCGTCCGGGGAATTGGCTTGAGAACACCGAGAGTTTCGTCGATGCGGCCTTTACCGCGGTGCTCCAGGTTCAGGGCGAGCTTCCGCTCGATCTGGTCAATCGCTGGAATGCGACGCGCCGGTTTGCGCGCCTTCAGCTCAGCCAGCAGTTCCTCGTGCTTTCCCTGGATGTCTCGGTTGCGGGCGGGGTGACCGCGGACCATCTGCGCGCGCAGATCGACATCTGGGATCGCCTGGTGCAGGAGCTGATCGTCTACTTGCGCGATGAACTTCGCGAGCTGTCGGCCAGGAAGGGAACGACGGCACCGGTCGAACAGGCCGTGGGATACGAGAACGCCGATATCAACGGCCAGGCGGCCGCTCTTCAGTAG
- a CDS encoding peptidylprolyl isomerase — MKRLSVIRSSRSILVAGAALAILGLSVATVLAQSAPAPQRPAQPAVKPKPAAPAAATSTSAAPAPTTQGIASTRATGGDDVIARVGEANISAEELRAYVGALGAREQAALAKDPALLSQAVRMLLANRLVLQEVMAKKWDQQPNVAAQLDRVRENAMVEIYLQSVSTPPESFPSEDELQKVYDANRGALLVPRQFYLAQIFVAANEGDKVAEDKARKSIEAIQAKLRAPGADFGAIAQAESDSKGSGDLGWVAENQIRPEIKAQVQGLAKNAISEAVRLDDGWHIIKLIDTKAAYTRTLPEVRDQLVQQMRSERAAVLRRAYLAELLKQNPPILNELALSSLLDNSRK, encoded by the coding sequence ATGAAGCGTCTCAGCGTTATCAGATCATCGCGATCGATCCTTGTAGCCGGAGCCGCCCTGGCGATCCTGGGCTTGTCGGTGGCGACGGTACTTGCCCAGAGCGCGCCGGCGCCTCAACGCCCGGCTCAACCCGCTGTAAAACCGAAGCCGGCGGCGCCCGCCGCGGCAACGTCGACGTCGGCAGCTCCGGCACCCACAACCCAGGGGATTGCGTCCACCAGGGCGACCGGTGGCGATGACGTCATCGCCCGGGTCGGCGAGGCCAATATTTCGGCGGAGGAGCTCCGCGCTTATGTCGGCGCGCTGGGAGCGCGCGAACAGGCGGCGCTCGCGAAGGACCCGGCGCTGCTGAGCCAGGCGGTTCGCATGCTGCTCGCGAACCGGCTGGTGTTGCAGGAAGTGATGGCCAAGAAGTGGGATCAGCAGCCAAACGTCGCGGCGCAGCTCGATCGCGTGCGCGAGAACGCCATGGTCGAGATCTACCTGCAATCGGTCTCGACGCCTCCTGAGAGTTTCCCGAGCGAGGACGAACTCCAGAAGGTCTACGACGCCAACCGCGGCGCCTTGCTGGTGCCTCGGCAGTTCTACCTCGCGCAGATATTCGTCGCGGCGAACGAGGGCGACAAGGTGGCTGAAGACAAGGCGAGGAAATCGATCGAGGCGATCCAGGCGAAGCTGAGGGCCCCGGGCGCCGATTTCGGCGCGATTGCGCAGGCTGAGAGTGATTCGAAAGGCAGCGGTGATCTCGGCTGGGTTGCGGAAAACCAGATCCGGCCGGAGATCAAGGCGCAGGTGCAGGGACTGGCCAAGAATGCGATCTCCGAGGCCGTGCGGCTCGATGATGGCTGGCACATCATCAAGCTGATCGACACCAAGGCGGCCTACACCCGGACCTTGCCCGAAGTGCGCGATCAGCTTGTGCAGCAGATGCGCAGCGAACGGGCCGCCGTGCTGCGGCGGGCCTACCTCGCGGAGCTACTCAAGCAGAATCCGCCCATTCTCAACGAGCTTGCCCTTTCGAGCCTGCTCGACAATTCCCGGAAATAA
- a CDS encoding putative porin — MLRKRYDARRLTSSTAISLCALAVAAPAFGQAAPDQSPVAKKSESKRPTVSDAKPLSSNTTINLVNLLVKQGVIKEEQAQALIKQADDEAYVSRQATKDATAKADEAAKAATAAAAAVSPPGTRHVTYVPEVVKRQLREEIKKEVMAKAQKENWASPGAYPEWAQRIRFSGDVRSRYQGSFFPEGNDQLHAYNFNAINTGSPYDLNSNSFAPTYNATQDRHQARLRARLGMEADIFNGFTAGIRIATGENSSPVSTNQSLGANGGNFSKYALWLDRGYLKHQSWDGNLAVSVGRFDNPFWSPTDLVWHRDLGFDGLAVQGKYEIAKDVTPFAVAGAFPIYNTDFNIGTNFDAKTGGVTKFANHDKWLFGGQAGVAARLSSETSMRVAAAYYDFSNVQGRFSSPCPVQSASDLCDTDLTRPSFAQKGNTYTTLRNIVSDPTVPVPPLYQYFGLVGQYRPVVGSVQFDLGHFHPVHIVLDGEYVWNSAFDRNLMNRYAVNNRGPDVASNVPGPFNGGNQGWLGRVTVGNREIKHLWDWNVHAGYKYLQSDATIDAFVDSDFGLGGTNLKGYFVGGNVGLSDDVWASVRWLSANNIAGVPYAVDVLQVDLNARF, encoded by the coding sequence ATGTTGAGGAAGAGATACGACGCACGCCGCCTGACGTCGTCGACCGCCATATCGCTGTGTGCGCTTGCCGTCGCGGCGCCGGCTTTTGGCCAGGCCGCACCGGATCAGAGCCCGGTGGCGAAGAAATCCGAATCGAAGCGTCCGACCGTGTCCGACGCCAAGCCCCTGTCGTCGAACACGACGATCAATCTCGTCAACTTGCTGGTGAAGCAGGGCGTGATCAAGGAGGAGCAGGCTCAGGCGCTGATCAAGCAGGCCGACGACGAAGCCTATGTCTCGCGCCAGGCCACGAAGGACGCCACCGCCAAGGCCGACGAAGCGGCCAAGGCTGCGACCGCGGCGGCCGCAGCAGTCTCGCCGCCCGGCACCCGGCACGTCACGTACGTGCCCGAGGTCGTCAAACGGCAGTTGCGCGAGGAGATCAAGAAGGAAGTGATGGCCAAGGCGCAAAAGGAAAATTGGGCCTCGCCAGGCGCCTATCCGGAATGGGCGCAGCGAATCCGCTTCTCGGGCGATGTGCGCTCGCGCTATCAGGGCAGTTTCTTTCCGGAAGGCAACGACCAGCTTCACGCATACAATTTCAACGCGATCAACACGGGTTCACCGTACGATCTGAACAGCAACAGCTTCGCGCCGACCTACAACGCCACCCAGGACCGCCACCAGGCCCGGCTTCGCGCTCGCCTGGGCATGGAGGCAGACATCTTCAATGGGTTCACCGCGGGCATACGCATCGCAACGGGAGAGAATAGTTCGCCCGTTTCCACCAATCAGTCGCTTGGTGCGAACGGCGGCAATTTCTCGAAATACGCACTGTGGCTCGATCGAGGCTATCTGAAGCACCAATCCTGGGACGGCAATCTGGCGGTGTCGGTCGGCCGCTTCGACAATCCATTCTGGTCACCGACCGATCTCGTCTGGCACAGGGACCTCGGCTTTGACGGTCTCGCGGTGCAAGGAAAGTACGAGATCGCCAAGGACGTCACACCATTCGCGGTCGCCGGTGCGTTCCCGATCTACAATACCGACTTCAACATAGGCACCAATTTCGACGCGAAGACCGGCGGGGTCACGAAGTTCGCCAACCACGACAAATGGCTGTTCGGCGGTCAGGCGGGCGTGGCGGCGCGCCTCAGCTCCGAGACGTCGATGCGAGTCGCAGCCGCCTACTACGATTTCTCCAATGTCCAGGGACGCTTCTCCAGCCCCTGTCCGGTGCAGTCGGCATCGGATCTGTGCGATACCGATCTGACCCGGCCGTCATTCGCCCAGAAGGGCAACACCTACACGACGCTACGCAACATCGTCTCCGATCCCACGGTGCCGGTCCCGCCGCTCTATCAATATTTTGGTCTGGTCGGGCAATATCGGCCCGTCGTCGGCAGCGTGCAGTTCGACCTCGGACATTTCCACCCGGTGCACATCGTGCTCGACGGCGAGTACGTCTGGAACAGCGCGTTCGACCGCAATCTGATGAATCGATATGCGGTCAACAACCGCGGGCCCGACGTCGCGAGCAATGTGCCTGGTCCCTTCAACGGCGGCAATCAGGGGTGGCTCGGCCGCGTCACCGTCGGCAACAGGGAGATCAAGCACCTCTGGGATTGGAACGTGCATGCGGGTTACAAATACCTGCAATCCGACGCCACCATCGACGCTTTCGTCGATTCCGACTTTGGCCTCGGCGGCACCAATCTCAAGGGTTACTTCGTCGGCGGCAATGTCGGGCTCAGCGATGACGTGTGGGCCAGCGTGCGCTGGCTGAGCGCGAACAACATCGCGGGCGTGCCTTACGCCGTCGATGTCCTGCAAGTCGATCTGAACGCGAGGTTCTGA
- a CDS encoding energy transducer TonB, translating into MNAPEQQGGPRRLSLPRAKPLLRYGAALAIAGVLGVAIFMFVGHDDLPPPRQVRELTVVNITPPPPPPPPPPPPEQKMIEQPKMAEPEFKEDKPVEKPKDEPVKDAKNEEPPGPLALDAKAIGPGDLFNLGSKVGGSPYGGGGGGGSRWGWYQAIVQSQIEAALHANGKTRNATMQMQIRLWADATGRVHRIQLVSSTGDAELDAIIRTDVFGSLVLREPPPRDMPMPIVARITARRPS; encoded by the coding sequence ATGAATGCGCCGGAACAACAGGGCGGGCCGCGGCGGCTATCCCTGCCACGAGCGAAACCATTGCTGCGCTACGGTGCTGCGCTGGCTATCGCAGGCGTCCTTGGCGTCGCGATATTCATGTTCGTCGGTCATGACGATCTGCCGCCGCCGCGCCAGGTGCGCGAATTGACGGTCGTCAACATCACGCCGCCGCCGCCTCCGCCGCCACCTCCACCGCCGCCCGAGCAGAAGATGATCGAGCAGCCGAAGATGGCCGAGCCGGAGTTTAAGGAAGACAAGCCGGTCGAGAAGCCGAAGGACGAGCCGGTCAAGGACGCCAAGAACGAAGAGCCGCCGGGCCCGCTGGCGCTCGACGCCAAGGCCATCGGACCCGGCGACCTGTTCAATCTCGGCAGCAAGGTGGGCGGCAGTCCGTATGGCGGCGGAGGCGGCGGCGGCAGTCGATGGGGCTGGTATCAGGCGATAGTGCAGTCGCAGATCGAGGCGGCGCTGCACGCCAACGGCAAGACGCGCAATGCGACGATGCAGATGCAAATCCGGCTGTGGGCCGATGCGACCGGCCGCGTCCATCGCATTCAGTTGGTCTCGTCGACCGGCGACGCCGAGCTCGACGCCATCATCCGCACCGACGTGTTTGGCAGCCTCGTGCTGCGGGAGCCGCCCCCCCGGGACATGCCGATGCCGATAGTGGCGCGCATCACTGCACGCCGGCCAAGCTGA
- a CDS encoding biopolymer transporter ExbD: protein MQIQNESKPYDDINITPMLDLAYVLLVIFIIMTTATVQGQKVNLPKASAAPSLATQTTKAITVANDGKIFLDTIPVTLPELEQRLVQQKALTPEFPVVLRGDAQAQYQSVMDVLDLLGRVGLTQVGLATKPLVK, encoded by the coding sequence ATGCAGATCCAGAACGAGTCCAAGCCGTACGACGACATCAACATCACTCCGATGCTGGATCTCGCCTATGTGCTGCTGGTGATCTTCATCATCATGACGACGGCGACCGTGCAGGGCCAGAAGGTCAATCTGCCGAAAGCGTCGGCTGCGCCGAGCCTCGCCACCCAGACCACCAAGGCGATCACGGTCGCCAATGACGGCAAGATCTTCCTCGATACGATCCCGGTGACGCTGCCTGAGCTCGAGCAGCGCCTGGTGCAGCAGAAGGCGTTGACACCGGAGTTCCCGGTGGTGCTGCGCGGCGACGCGCAAGCCCAATATCAGAGCGTGATGGACGTGCTCGACCTGCTCGGCCGTGTCGGCCTGACGCAGGTCGGGCTCGCGACCAAGCCGCTCGTGAAGTGA